The following proteins are encoded in a genomic region of Struthio camelus isolate bStrCam1 chromosome 3, bStrCam1.hap1, whole genome shotgun sequence:
- the CAPN13 gene encoding calpain-13 isoform X3, with the protein MLSPKSSRRLGQDWQTTGAAGSLQNLKKFNNQDFSLLRASCLSQGLLFEDATFPAHVSSIGPNLLPEDKLWRIQWKRPTELQRNPQLIMDGVSRFDIMQGEIGNCWMLAALGSLTLQKRFLENVLPKDQGFQDDYAGIFHFRFWHFGDWVDVVIDDRLPLLNGRYLSVHPRTSNEFWPSLLEKAYAKLWGSYQNLHGGYISNALVDFTGGVQVQFSLKDPPSDLQKILKAADRSQCLMGCSTSGQLRNIELRNGIVQGHAYTVTGATKIRYKNGWVYIIRIWNPWGHGEWKGPWSDESPEWDHVEPKYKEALYREKNDGEFWMSCENFQEHFSWLYICNSTPTFLDFGDQNRTTWTVDRHISQQSPALTAGRNNYSPAGTLLRKSRYFFKVTDYDPKTYNVVISLIQKHAANTLDAQKLKTGFLIFRENSKVLKQDFALARDVTNYFILSPGTYAVIPVASEDQEFEFLLRIFLKNQDYNGEPDFPLSPVLPQDELRLNQDSLYKTIFLRYANQGSTIDASQLQQLLNEEVLQDEMASLGGRFSFDSCRGILALMDLNSNGRLTLQEFGSLWRHLAKYTDIFKREDRNHSGFLDVSELKSAILTAGLTINEHLLRLIALRYGDATRRIGFSDFACCMLRLETMTYAFQNLAEGGPQLSMTAVEWLTLVMYS; encoded by the exons ATGCTCTCCCCCAAATCTTCTAGGAGGTTAGGGCAAGACTGGCAAACAACGGGGGCAGCTGGAAGCCTCCAGAATCTGAAGAAATTTAATAATCAGGACTTCAGCCTCCTGCGAGCCTCGTGTCTGAGCCAAGGCCTGCTGTTTGAGGATGCCACCTTCCCAGCTCATGTCAGCTCCATTGGTCCCAACCTACTCCCAGAGGACAAGCTGTGGCGTATACAGTGGAAGAGGCCAACT gagctTCAGAGAAATCCGCAATTGATCATGGATGGAGTGAGCAGATTTGACATAATGCAAGGAGAAATAG GTAACTGCTGGatgctggctgccctgggctcccTGACGCTGCAGAAGCGATTTTTGGAAAACGTTTTACCAAAGGATCAAGGATTCCAGGATGATTATGCTGGTATTTTTCATTTCCGG ttCTGGCATTTTGGAGACTGGGTGGATGTAGTGATAGATGACCGGCTGCCTTTGCTAAATGGGAGATACCTGTCTGTACATCCTCGAACATCAAACGAATTCTGGCCATCCTTGCTGGAAAAAGCATATGCCAA ATTGTGGGGCTCCTACCAGAACTTGCACGGAGGATACATTTCCAATGCTTTAGTTGACTTCACAGGTGGAGTCCAAGTACAGTTTTCATTAAAGGACCCTCCTTCTGATCTGCAGAAGATACTGAAAGCAGCTGACAGATCACAGTGTCTGATGGGGTGTAGCACCTCAGGACAG TTGAGGAACATAGAGCTGAGAAATGGGATTGTGCAGGGTCACGCCTACACTGTCACAGGAGCTACGAAG ATACGCTACAAGAATGGCTGGGTGTATATCATCAGGATCTGGAATCCTTGGGGGCATGGGGAATGGAAGGGCCCCTGGAGTGATGA GTCTCCCGAGTGGGATCATGTTGAGCCTAAATACAAAGAAGCCCTCTACAGAGAAAAAAACGATGGAGAATTCTG GATGTCCTGTGAAAACTTCCAGGAGCACTTTTCCTGGCTGTATATATGCAACAGTACCCCAACGTTTTTGGACTTTGGAGATCAGAACCGCACAACATGGACTGTGGACAGGCACATATCCCAGCAGAGTCCAGCGCTCACCGCAGGCAGGAACAACTATTCCCCTG CAGGTACGCTTTTGAGGAAGTCTCGGTATTTCTTCAAAGTGACAGATTATGACCCAAAAACCTATAATGTGGTCATTTCACTCATACAAAAACATGCTGCTAATACACTGGATGCACAGAAATTGAAGACTGGCTTTTTGATCTTCAGG gaGAATTCCAAGGTTCTGAAACAAGATTTTGCCCTGGCCCGAGATGTGACCAACTACTTTATCCTGAGCCCAGGAACGTATGCTGTCATTCCTGTTGCATCAGAAGACCAAGAATTTGAATTTCTCTTACGAATTTTCCTGAAGAATCAAGACTACAATGG GGAGCCAGACTTCCCACTCAGCCCAGTGCTGCCACAG GATGAACTGAGACTCAACCAAGACAGCCTCTATAAGACTATCTTCCTAAGATACGCTAATCAG GGCTCAACAATTGATGCCTCACAGCTGCAACAACTCCTTAATGAAGAGGTCCTGCAAG ATGAAATGGCCAGCCTGGGAGGAAGATTCAGCTTCGATTCGTGTAGAGGCATTTTAGCTCTGATGGAT CTCAACTCTAACGGAAGACTCACGCTGCAGGAGTTTGGGAGCCTCTGGAGACATCTTGCTAAGTACACG GATATTTTCAAGAGGGAAGACAGAAATCACTCTGGATTTCTTGATGTGTCTGAACTGAAGAGTGCGATCCTGACAGCAG GCCTGACCATCAACGAGCATCTCCTCCGGCTGATAGCCCTGCGGTACGGTGATGCCACCAGGAGAATCGGCTTCTCCGACTTTGCCTGCTGCATGCTCCGCCTGGAGACCATGACCT
- the CAPN13 gene encoding calpain-13 isoform X4: MTFCSLSIRICKLPHQYCAGARGLDGQGRDWQELQRNPQLIMDGVSRFDIMQGEIGNCWMLAALGSLTLQKRFLENVLPKDQGFQDDYAGIFHFRFWHFGDWVDVVIDDRLPLLNGRYLSVHPRTSNEFWPSLLEKAYAKLWGSYQNLHGGYISNALVDFTGGVQVQFSLKDPPSDLQKILKAADRSQCLMGCSTSGQLRNIELRNGIVQGHAYTVTGATKIRYKNGWVYIIRIWNPWGHGEWKGPWSDESPEWDHVEPKYKEALYREKNDGEFWMSCENFQEHFSWLYICNSTPTFLDFGDQNRTTWTVDRHISQQSPALTAGRNNYSPAGTLLRKSRYFFKVTDYDPKTYNVVISLIQKHAANTLDAQKLKTGFLIFRENSKVLKQDFALARDVTNYFILSPGTYAVIPVASEDQEFEFLLRIFLKNQDYNGEPDFPLSPVLPQDELRLNQDSLYKTIFLRYANQGSTIDASQLQQLLNEEVLQDEMASLGGRFSFDSCRGILALMDLNSNGRLTLQEFGSLWRHLAKYTDIFKREDRNHSGFLDVSELKSAILTAGLTINEHLLRLIALRYGDATRRIGFSDFACCMLRLETMTYAFQNLAEGGPQLSMTAVEWLTLVMYS, translated from the exons ATGACTTTTTGCAGCTTATCCATCAGGATTTGCAAACTACCGCACCAGTATTGTGCTGGTGCCAGAGGACTTGATGGCCAGGGCAGGGACTGGCAG gagctTCAGAGAAATCCGCAATTGATCATGGATGGAGTGAGCAGATTTGACATAATGCAAGGAGAAATAG GTAACTGCTGGatgctggctgccctgggctcccTGACGCTGCAGAAGCGATTTTTGGAAAACGTTTTACCAAAGGATCAAGGATTCCAGGATGATTATGCTGGTATTTTTCATTTCCGG ttCTGGCATTTTGGAGACTGGGTGGATGTAGTGATAGATGACCGGCTGCCTTTGCTAAATGGGAGATACCTGTCTGTACATCCTCGAACATCAAACGAATTCTGGCCATCCTTGCTGGAAAAAGCATATGCCAA ATTGTGGGGCTCCTACCAGAACTTGCACGGAGGATACATTTCCAATGCTTTAGTTGACTTCACAGGTGGAGTCCAAGTACAGTTTTCATTAAAGGACCCTCCTTCTGATCTGCAGAAGATACTGAAAGCAGCTGACAGATCACAGTGTCTGATGGGGTGTAGCACCTCAGGACAG TTGAGGAACATAGAGCTGAGAAATGGGATTGTGCAGGGTCACGCCTACACTGTCACAGGAGCTACGAAG ATACGCTACAAGAATGGCTGGGTGTATATCATCAGGATCTGGAATCCTTGGGGGCATGGGGAATGGAAGGGCCCCTGGAGTGATGA GTCTCCCGAGTGGGATCATGTTGAGCCTAAATACAAAGAAGCCCTCTACAGAGAAAAAAACGATGGAGAATTCTG GATGTCCTGTGAAAACTTCCAGGAGCACTTTTCCTGGCTGTATATATGCAACAGTACCCCAACGTTTTTGGACTTTGGAGATCAGAACCGCACAACATGGACTGTGGACAGGCACATATCCCAGCAGAGTCCAGCGCTCACCGCAGGCAGGAACAACTATTCCCCTG CAGGTACGCTTTTGAGGAAGTCTCGGTATTTCTTCAAAGTGACAGATTATGACCCAAAAACCTATAATGTGGTCATTTCACTCATACAAAAACATGCTGCTAATACACTGGATGCACAGAAATTGAAGACTGGCTTTTTGATCTTCAGG gaGAATTCCAAGGTTCTGAAACAAGATTTTGCCCTGGCCCGAGATGTGACCAACTACTTTATCCTGAGCCCAGGAACGTATGCTGTCATTCCTGTTGCATCAGAAGACCAAGAATTTGAATTTCTCTTACGAATTTTCCTGAAGAATCAAGACTACAATGG GGAGCCAGACTTCCCACTCAGCCCAGTGCTGCCACAG GATGAACTGAGACTCAACCAAGACAGCCTCTATAAGACTATCTTCCTAAGATACGCTAATCAG GGCTCAACAATTGATGCCTCACAGCTGCAACAACTCCTTAATGAAGAGGTCCTGCAAG ATGAAATGGCCAGCCTGGGAGGAAGATTCAGCTTCGATTCGTGTAGAGGCATTTTAGCTCTGATGGAT CTCAACTCTAACGGAAGACTCACGCTGCAGGAGTTTGGGAGCCTCTGGAGACATCTTGCTAAGTACACG GATATTTTCAAGAGGGAAGACAGAAATCACTCTGGATTTCTTGATGTGTCTGAACTGAAGAGTGCGATCCTGACAGCAG GCCTGACCATCAACGAGCATCTCCTCCGGCTGATAGCCCTGCGGTACGGTGATGCCACCAGGAGAATCGGCTTCTCCGACTTTGCCTGCTGCATGCTCCGCCTGGAGACCATGACCT
- the CAPN13 gene encoding calpain-13 isoform X2 encodes MKRERRDTKKRGTMLSPKSSRRLGQDWQTTGAAGSLQNLKKFNNQDFSLLRASCLSQGLLFEDATFPAHVSSIGPNLLPEDKLWRIQWKRPTELQRNPQLIMDGVSRFDIMQGEIGNCWMLAALGSLTLQKRFLENVLPKDQGFQDDYAGIFHFRFWHFGDWVDVVIDDRLPLLNGRYLSVHPRTSNEFWPSLLEKAYAKLWGSYQNLHGGYISNALVDFTGGVQVQFSLKDPPSDLQKILKAADRSQCLMGCSTSGQLRNIELRNGIVQGHAYTVTGATKIRYKNGWVYIIRIWNPWGHGEWKGPWSDESPEWDHVEPKYKEALYREKNDGEFWMSCENFQEHFSWLYICNSTPTFLDFGDQNRTTWTVDRHISQQSPALTAGRNNYSPGTLLRKSRYFFKVTDYDPKTYNVVISLIQKHAANTLDAQKLKTGFLIFRENSKVLKQDFALARDVTNYFILSPGTYAVIPVASEDQEFEFLLRIFLKNQDYNGEPDFPLSPVLPQDELRLNQDSLYKTIFLRYANQGSTIDASQLQQLLNEEVLQDEMASLGGRFSFDSCRGILALMDLNSNGRLTLQEFGSLWRHLAKYTDIFKREDRNHSGFLDVSELKSAILTAGLTINEHLLRLIALRYGDATRRIGFSDFACCMLRLETMTYAFQNLAEGGPQLSMTAVEWLTLVMYS; translated from the exons AAAAGGGGCACAATGCTCTCCCCCAAATCTTCTAGGAGGTTAGGGCAAGACTGGCAAACAACGGGGGCAGCTGGAAGCCTCCAGAATCTGAAGAAATTTAATAATCAGGACTTCAGCCTCCTGCGAGCCTCGTGTCTGAGCCAAGGCCTGCTGTTTGAGGATGCCACCTTCCCAGCTCATGTCAGCTCCATTGGTCCCAACCTACTCCCAGAGGACAAGCTGTGGCGTATACAGTGGAAGAGGCCAACT gagctTCAGAGAAATCCGCAATTGATCATGGATGGAGTGAGCAGATTTGACATAATGCAAGGAGAAATAG GTAACTGCTGGatgctggctgccctgggctcccTGACGCTGCAGAAGCGATTTTTGGAAAACGTTTTACCAAAGGATCAAGGATTCCAGGATGATTATGCTGGTATTTTTCATTTCCGG ttCTGGCATTTTGGAGACTGGGTGGATGTAGTGATAGATGACCGGCTGCCTTTGCTAAATGGGAGATACCTGTCTGTACATCCTCGAACATCAAACGAATTCTGGCCATCCTTGCTGGAAAAAGCATATGCCAA ATTGTGGGGCTCCTACCAGAACTTGCACGGAGGATACATTTCCAATGCTTTAGTTGACTTCACAGGTGGAGTCCAAGTACAGTTTTCATTAAAGGACCCTCCTTCTGATCTGCAGAAGATACTGAAAGCAGCTGACAGATCACAGTGTCTGATGGGGTGTAGCACCTCAGGACAG TTGAGGAACATAGAGCTGAGAAATGGGATTGTGCAGGGTCACGCCTACACTGTCACAGGAGCTACGAAG ATACGCTACAAGAATGGCTGGGTGTATATCATCAGGATCTGGAATCCTTGGGGGCATGGGGAATGGAAGGGCCCCTGGAGTGATGA GTCTCCCGAGTGGGATCATGTTGAGCCTAAATACAAAGAAGCCCTCTACAGAGAAAAAAACGATGGAGAATTCTG GATGTCCTGTGAAAACTTCCAGGAGCACTTTTCCTGGCTGTATATATGCAACAGTACCCCAACGTTTTTGGACTTTGGAGATCAGAACCGCACAACATGGACTGTGGACAGGCACATATCCCAGCAGAGTCCAGCGCTCACCGCAGGCAGGAACAACTATTCCCCTG GTACGCTTTTGAGGAAGTCTCGGTATTTCTTCAAAGTGACAGATTATGACCCAAAAACCTATAATGTGGTCATTTCACTCATACAAAAACATGCTGCTAATACACTGGATGCACAGAAATTGAAGACTGGCTTTTTGATCTTCAGG gaGAATTCCAAGGTTCTGAAACAAGATTTTGCCCTGGCCCGAGATGTGACCAACTACTTTATCCTGAGCCCAGGAACGTATGCTGTCATTCCTGTTGCATCAGAAGACCAAGAATTTGAATTTCTCTTACGAATTTTCCTGAAGAATCAAGACTACAATGG GGAGCCAGACTTCCCACTCAGCCCAGTGCTGCCACAG GATGAACTGAGACTCAACCAAGACAGCCTCTATAAGACTATCTTCCTAAGATACGCTAATCAG GGCTCAACAATTGATGCCTCACAGCTGCAACAACTCCTTAATGAAGAGGTCCTGCAAG ATGAAATGGCCAGCCTGGGAGGAAGATTCAGCTTCGATTCGTGTAGAGGCATTTTAGCTCTGATGGAT CTCAACTCTAACGGAAGACTCACGCTGCAGGAGTTTGGGAGCCTCTGGAGACATCTTGCTAAGTACACG GATATTTTCAAGAGGGAAGACAGAAATCACTCTGGATTTCTTGATGTGTCTGAACTGAAGAGTGCGATCCTGACAGCAG GCCTGACCATCAACGAGCATCTCCTCCGGCTGATAGCCCTGCGGTACGGTGATGCCACCAGGAGAATCGGCTTCTCCGACTTTGCCTGCTGCATGCTCCGCCTGGAGACCATGACCT
- the CAPN13 gene encoding calpain-13 isoform X1 — MKRERRDTKKRGTMLSPKSSRRLGQDWQTTGAAGSLQNLKKFNNQDFSLLRASCLSQGLLFEDATFPAHVSSIGPNLLPEDKLWRIQWKRPTELQRNPQLIMDGVSRFDIMQGEIGNCWMLAALGSLTLQKRFLENVLPKDQGFQDDYAGIFHFRFWHFGDWVDVVIDDRLPLLNGRYLSVHPRTSNEFWPSLLEKAYAKLWGSYQNLHGGYISNALVDFTGGVQVQFSLKDPPSDLQKILKAADRSQCLMGCSTSGQLRNIELRNGIVQGHAYTVTGATKIRYKNGWVYIIRIWNPWGHGEWKGPWSDESPEWDHVEPKYKEALYREKNDGEFWMSCENFQEHFSWLYICNSTPTFLDFGDQNRTTWTVDRHISQQSPALTAGRNNYSPAGTLLRKSRYFFKVTDYDPKTYNVVISLIQKHAANTLDAQKLKTGFLIFRENSKVLKQDFALARDVTNYFILSPGTYAVIPVASEDQEFEFLLRIFLKNQDYNGEPDFPLSPVLPQDELRLNQDSLYKTIFLRYANQGSTIDASQLQQLLNEEVLQDEMASLGGRFSFDSCRGILALMDLNSNGRLTLQEFGSLWRHLAKYTDIFKREDRNHSGFLDVSELKSAILTAGLTINEHLLRLIALRYGDATRRIGFSDFACCMLRLETMTYAFQNLAEGGPQLSMTAVEWLTLVMYS, encoded by the exons AAAAGGGGCACAATGCTCTCCCCCAAATCTTCTAGGAGGTTAGGGCAAGACTGGCAAACAACGGGGGCAGCTGGAAGCCTCCAGAATCTGAAGAAATTTAATAATCAGGACTTCAGCCTCCTGCGAGCCTCGTGTCTGAGCCAAGGCCTGCTGTTTGAGGATGCCACCTTCCCAGCTCATGTCAGCTCCATTGGTCCCAACCTACTCCCAGAGGACAAGCTGTGGCGTATACAGTGGAAGAGGCCAACT gagctTCAGAGAAATCCGCAATTGATCATGGATGGAGTGAGCAGATTTGACATAATGCAAGGAGAAATAG GTAACTGCTGGatgctggctgccctgggctcccTGACGCTGCAGAAGCGATTTTTGGAAAACGTTTTACCAAAGGATCAAGGATTCCAGGATGATTATGCTGGTATTTTTCATTTCCGG ttCTGGCATTTTGGAGACTGGGTGGATGTAGTGATAGATGACCGGCTGCCTTTGCTAAATGGGAGATACCTGTCTGTACATCCTCGAACATCAAACGAATTCTGGCCATCCTTGCTGGAAAAAGCATATGCCAA ATTGTGGGGCTCCTACCAGAACTTGCACGGAGGATACATTTCCAATGCTTTAGTTGACTTCACAGGTGGAGTCCAAGTACAGTTTTCATTAAAGGACCCTCCTTCTGATCTGCAGAAGATACTGAAAGCAGCTGACAGATCACAGTGTCTGATGGGGTGTAGCACCTCAGGACAG TTGAGGAACATAGAGCTGAGAAATGGGATTGTGCAGGGTCACGCCTACACTGTCACAGGAGCTACGAAG ATACGCTACAAGAATGGCTGGGTGTATATCATCAGGATCTGGAATCCTTGGGGGCATGGGGAATGGAAGGGCCCCTGGAGTGATGA GTCTCCCGAGTGGGATCATGTTGAGCCTAAATACAAAGAAGCCCTCTACAGAGAAAAAAACGATGGAGAATTCTG GATGTCCTGTGAAAACTTCCAGGAGCACTTTTCCTGGCTGTATATATGCAACAGTACCCCAACGTTTTTGGACTTTGGAGATCAGAACCGCACAACATGGACTGTGGACAGGCACATATCCCAGCAGAGTCCAGCGCTCACCGCAGGCAGGAACAACTATTCCCCTG CAGGTACGCTTTTGAGGAAGTCTCGGTATTTCTTCAAAGTGACAGATTATGACCCAAAAACCTATAATGTGGTCATTTCACTCATACAAAAACATGCTGCTAATACACTGGATGCACAGAAATTGAAGACTGGCTTTTTGATCTTCAGG gaGAATTCCAAGGTTCTGAAACAAGATTTTGCCCTGGCCCGAGATGTGACCAACTACTTTATCCTGAGCCCAGGAACGTATGCTGTCATTCCTGTTGCATCAGAAGACCAAGAATTTGAATTTCTCTTACGAATTTTCCTGAAGAATCAAGACTACAATGG GGAGCCAGACTTCCCACTCAGCCCAGTGCTGCCACAG GATGAACTGAGACTCAACCAAGACAGCCTCTATAAGACTATCTTCCTAAGATACGCTAATCAG GGCTCAACAATTGATGCCTCACAGCTGCAACAACTCCTTAATGAAGAGGTCCTGCAAG ATGAAATGGCCAGCCTGGGAGGAAGATTCAGCTTCGATTCGTGTAGAGGCATTTTAGCTCTGATGGAT CTCAACTCTAACGGAAGACTCACGCTGCAGGAGTTTGGGAGCCTCTGGAGACATCTTGCTAAGTACACG GATATTTTCAAGAGGGAAGACAGAAATCACTCTGGATTTCTTGATGTGTCTGAACTGAAGAGTGCGATCCTGACAGCAG GCCTGACCATCAACGAGCATCTCCTCCGGCTGATAGCCCTGCGGTACGGTGATGCCACCAGGAGAATCGGCTTCTCCGACTTTGCCTGCTGCATGCTCCGCCTGGAGACCATGACCT